Proteins encoded by one window of Micromonospora coxensis:
- a CDS encoding MCE family protein, with protein MIGRTAKLQVLAFVLVSVLGVGYVGVRYVGLGDRLLGGSYVVHMELVRAGGIFTNAPVTYRGVPVGRVTAVTLRGDGVRADLRLRRGTQVPDDLRAVVAQRSAVGEQYVDLRPERDSGPYLRHGAVIPADRTGVPLAPETLLSNLDALVRSLDPEDLSVLITELGTAFEGNEKALARILDAGDALLREADARLPETLALIRDARTVLTTQAESAEALRRWSAGLARLAATVRQADPDLRRLLAAGPPAGQELVALLRGLDPTIGALLGNLVTVNGIAARRLPGIEQLLVVFPIAVAGGFTVTPGDGTAHLGLVLNAGDPPSCVYRGGTARCGAGEQAAGASVRGAGNAPRPGGRPAAPADTAEPAPYTFVEGGGYDPATGMALGADGRPLQFGGTGGQARMAGDQSWKQLLLAGVTP; from the coding sequence GTGATCGGACGTACCGCGAAACTTCAGGTCCTGGCCTTCGTGCTGGTGAGCGTCCTGGGCGTCGGCTACGTGGGGGTGCGCTACGTCGGGCTCGGCGACCGGCTGCTCGGCGGCAGCTACGTCGTGCACATGGAGCTGGTCCGGGCCGGCGGCATCTTCACCAACGCGCCCGTCACCTACCGGGGCGTTCCGGTCGGCCGGGTCACCGCGGTGACCCTGCGCGGCGACGGGGTCCGTGCCGACCTGCGGCTGCGTCGCGGCACCCAGGTCCCCGACGACCTGCGGGCCGTGGTGGCGCAGCGCTCCGCCGTCGGCGAGCAGTACGTCGACCTGCGCCCGGAGCGCGACAGCGGGCCGTACCTGCGCCACGGCGCGGTGATCCCGGCCGATCGCACCGGAGTCCCGTTGGCGCCGGAGACGCTGCTGAGCAACCTCGACGCGCTGGTCCGCTCCCTCGACCCGGAGGACCTGAGCGTGCTGATCACGGAACTGGGCACCGCGTTCGAGGGCAACGAGAAGGCGCTGGCCCGGATCCTCGACGCCGGCGACGCGCTGCTGCGCGAGGCCGACGCCCGGCTGCCGGAGACGCTCGCGCTGATCAGGGACGCCCGTACCGTGCTCACCACCCAGGCCGAGTCGGCCGAGGCGTTGCGGAGGTGGAGCGCGGGCCTGGCCCGGCTGGCGGCCACCGTCCGGCAGGCCGATCCGGACCTGCGGCGGCTGCTCGCGGCCGGACCGCCGGCCGGGCAGGAGCTGGTCGCGCTGCTGCGTGGCCTGGACCCGACGATCGGCGCGCTGCTCGGCAACCTGGTGACCGTCAACGGCATCGCCGCGCGCCGGCTGCCCGGCATCGAGCAACTGCTGGTGGTCTTCCCGATCGCCGTCGCCGGCGGATTCACGGTCACCCCCGGCGACGGCACGGCCCACCTCGGTCTCGTGCTCAACGCCGGGGACCCGCCGTCGTGCGTGTACCGCGGCGGCACCGCCCGGTGCGGCGCGGGGGAGCAGGCGGCCGGCGCGAGCGTGCGGGGGGCCGGCAACGCGCCCCGGCCGGGTGGCCGGCCGGCCGCGCCCGCCGACACCGCCGAACCGGCGCCGTACACCTTCGTCGAGGGCGGCGGGTACGACCCGGCGACCGGCATGGCGCTCGGCGCCGACGGCCGGCCGTTGCAGTTCGGCGGGACCGGCGGGCAGGCCCGGATGGCCGGCGACCAGTCGTGGAAGCAGTTGCTGCTCGCCGGGGTGACGCCGTGA
- a CDS encoding MCE family protein produces the protein MACAVLVALVPAGCGLPDLADLPLPGGAPQGAGYTVTAEFSDVLDLVPQAAVKVDDVTVGSVERISLAGWTARATLRLDADVRLPANATAAVRQSSLLGEKYVTVAAPPTGASGDRLAEGDVIPLSRTARGAEVEEVLAALGLLLNGGGLAQLRTINRELGAALDGREPAVRDALGRLDEFIGGLDRQKADLVRALDALDRLSARLHRQKTVLGEAVDSLAPGLTVLARQRAQLTGALTALGKLGTVGTRVVDRSRDDTLADLKALRPILEQLARAGDDLPKSLDFMLSYPFPPNVTGAIVGDFVNLSVTADLDSASILANLVAAAPAPARPVAPPRTGATAPKPGGPATGPSPGAGPLPQLPLTRCLPDPEDFPATWTPPRDCLLPEGCVLLRPGSPVPVGGLILPKGVVPPGTALPAGTELPAGTVMSAQCVLPVTGAVTGRIGDLPDILGGGLRP, from the coding sequence ATGGCCTGCGCCGTCCTGGTGGCGCTGGTCCCGGCCGGGTGCGGCCTGCCGGACCTGGCCGACCTGCCGCTGCCGGGCGGCGCCCCGCAGGGCGCGGGTTACACGGTCACCGCCGAGTTCAGCGACGTGCTCGACCTGGTGCCGCAGGCCGCCGTCAAGGTCGACGACGTGACCGTCGGCAGCGTGGAGAGGATCTCGCTGGCCGGCTGGACCGCGCGGGCCACCCTGCGCCTCGACGCCGACGTGCGGCTGCCGGCCAACGCGACCGCCGCCGTCCGGCAGAGCAGCCTGCTGGGCGAGAAGTACGTGACCGTCGCCGCGCCACCCACCGGCGCGTCCGGTGACCGGCTCGCCGAGGGCGACGTCATCCCGCTGTCGCGCACCGCGCGCGGCGCGGAGGTGGAGGAGGTCCTCGCCGCCCTGGGACTGCTGCTCAACGGTGGCGGGCTCGCCCAGTTGCGGACCATCAACCGGGAGTTGGGCGCCGCGCTCGACGGGCGGGAACCGGCCGTGCGGGACGCGTTGGGCCGCCTCGACGAGTTCATCGGCGGGCTGGACCGGCAGAAGGCGGATCTGGTCCGGGCCCTCGACGCCCTCGACCGGCTCAGCGCCCGGCTGCACCGGCAGAAGACGGTGCTCGGCGAGGCGGTGGACTCCCTCGCCCCGGGCCTGACCGTACTGGCCCGCCAGCGCGCCCAGCTGACCGGCGCGCTGACCGCGCTCGGCAAGCTCGGCACGGTCGGCACCCGGGTCGTCGACCGCAGCCGCGACGACACCCTCGCCGACCTCAAGGCCCTGCGACCGATCCTGGAGCAGCTGGCACGCGCCGGTGACGACCTGCCGAAGTCGCTGGACTTCATGCTGTCGTACCCGTTCCCGCCGAACGTCACCGGCGCGATCGTCGGCGACTTCGTCAACCTCTCCGTCACCGCCGACCTCGACTCGGCGTCGATCCTGGCGAACCTGGTCGCCGCCGCGCCCGCACCGGCCCGCCCGGTGGCGCCGCCGAGGACCGGTGCGACGGCGCCGAAGCCCGGTGGCCCGGCGACCGGCCCGTCGCCGGGAGCCGGTCCACTGCCGCAGCTGCCGCTCACCAGGTGCCTGCCCGACCCGGAGGACTTCCCGGCGACCTGGACACCGCCGCGCGACTGCCTGCTGCCGGAGGGGTGCGTCCTGCTCAGACCCGGCTCGCCGGTGCCCGTCGGTGGGCTGATCCTGCCCAAGGGGGTGGTGCCGCCCGGCACGGCCCTGCCCGCCGGGACCGAGCTGCCCGCCGGCACGGTCATGTCGGCGCAGTGCGTGCTGCCGGTGACCGGCGCGGTGACCGGACGGATCGGGGACCTGCCCGACATCCTCGGAGGAGGGCTGCGGCCGTGA
- a CDS encoding MCE family protein has product MSGPIRRWRRPVAVATALLVAVAAGVVVVGDDPPPRRVVAHFTRAVGVYPGSDVRVLGVRVGEVVAVTPRGRTVEVAMRYDPGIEIPADAQALIVPPSVVSDRYVQLTPAYAGGATLDDDAEIPLARTAVPMEIDDIYQALDEFNRLLGPQGANRDGALSDLVSTGRANLEGNGQNLHDTLDGLSRSLTVLSEGRQDVFGTVVNLQRFTTALARSDTQVRAFNRQLADVAEQLAGQRDELAAALRNLATALDKVTVFVRQNRSTLTSNVAALREITGVLVRQQRAVIDILDVAPLALSNLNLAYNPRSGTLDTRDNLMGPYDPAAFACSLLVDQVPAAQVPAKCTALAQTLHARGLPLTDQLRKLLKLPPGAPATGGSPPDDPSISSPGASIPDPAPGGSGITSDPTLGGILRGTR; this is encoded by the coding sequence ATGTCCGGTCCCATCCGGCGCTGGCGACGACCGGTCGCCGTCGCCACCGCCCTGCTGGTCGCCGTCGCCGCCGGCGTGGTCGTCGTCGGTGACGACCCGCCCCCACGGCGGGTGGTCGCCCACTTCACCCGCGCGGTCGGGGTGTACCCCGGCTCCGACGTGCGGGTGCTGGGCGTCCGGGTCGGCGAGGTCGTCGCGGTGACCCCACGGGGCCGCACCGTCGAGGTGGCGATGCGCTACGACCCGGGGATCGAGATCCCCGCCGACGCGCAGGCGCTCATCGTCCCGCCCAGCGTGGTCAGCGACCGGTACGTGCAGCTCACCCCCGCCTACGCCGGTGGCGCCACGCTGGACGACGATGCGGAGATCCCGCTGGCGCGCACCGCCGTGCCGATGGAGATCGACGACATCTACCAGGCGCTCGACGAGTTCAACCGGCTGCTCGGCCCGCAGGGCGCCAACCGTGACGGGGCCCTGTCCGACCTGGTGTCCACGGGCCGGGCCAACCTGGAGGGCAACGGGCAGAACCTGCACGACACCCTCGACGGGCTGTCCCGGTCGCTGACCGTGCTCTCGGAGGGCCGTCAGGACGTCTTCGGCACGGTGGTCAACCTGCAACGCTTCACCACCGCGCTGGCCCGCAGCGACACCCAGGTGCGCGCCTTCAACCGGCAGTTGGCCGACGTCGCGGAGCAGTTGGCCGGGCAACGCGACGAACTGGCCGCCGCGCTGCGCAACCTCGCCACCGCGCTGGACAAGGTCACCGTGTTCGTCCGGCAGAACCGGTCCACGCTGACCTCCAACGTCGCCGCGCTCAGGGAGATCACCGGCGTGCTGGTCCGCCAGCAGCGTGCGGTCATCGACATCCTCGACGTCGCGCCGCTGGCCCTGAGCAACCTCAACCTGGCCTACAACCCGCGCTCGGGCACCCTGGACACCCGTGACAACCTGATGGGCCCGTACGACCCGGCCGCTTTCGCCTGCTCGCTGCTGGTGGACCAGGTCCCCGCAGCCCAGGTGCCGGCGAAGTGCACCGCGCTGGCGCAGACCCTGCACGCGCGCGGGCTGCCCCTGACCGATCAGCTGCGCAAGCTGCTCAAGCTGCCGCCCGGCGCCCCGGCGACCGGCGGGTCCCCACCGGATGATCCCTCGATCAGCTCCCCCGGTGCGTCGATCCCCGACCCGGCGCCGGGCGGCTCCGGCATCACCAGCGACCCCACTCTCGGCGGCATCCTGCGGGGCACGCGGTGA
- a CDS encoding MCE family protein, translated as MTPFRERNPVVVGAIGLSLVVAALLGAFQLDRLADLTGRAYQAAFRDASGLTTGNEVRVAGVRVGKVTAVQLAGDGAPHVRVRFRVDDDSVRLGADTGATIRIKTVLGQKYLALTPAGPGRLREGGLIPLERTAAPFDVVQAVTGLAETLDKVDTEQLAKAFTTLSETFADTPSSVNASLVGLSRLSRSVSGRDAELRALLARARTVTGVLASRDQEFRKLVRDGEALLAEVKRRRDAIHKLLVGTDKLATELSGLVDDNRATLTPALRKLREVVAVLQRNRDDLEKTIQRMGPFVTTFANVVGNGRWFDSYVSGLLQPYQPTTGGR; from the coding sequence GTGACACCGTTCCGGGAACGCAACCCCGTCGTCGTCGGCGCGATCGGGCTGAGCCTGGTCGTCGCGGCGCTGCTCGGCGCCTTCCAGCTCGACCGGCTGGCCGACCTCACCGGCCGCGCCTACCAGGCCGCCTTCCGCGACGCCAGCGGCCTCACCACCGGCAACGAGGTCAGGGTCGCCGGAGTGCGGGTCGGCAAGGTGACCGCCGTGCAGCTCGCCGGCGACGGCGCGCCGCACGTCCGGGTCCGGTTCCGGGTGGACGACGACAGCGTCCGCCTCGGCGCCGACACCGGCGCCACGATCCGGATCAAGACGGTGCTCGGGCAGAAGTACCTGGCCCTCACGCCGGCGGGGCCGGGACGGCTGCGCGAGGGCGGGCTGATCCCGCTGGAGCGCACCGCCGCGCCGTTCGACGTGGTGCAGGCGGTCACCGGTCTCGCCGAGACCCTCGACAAGGTCGACACCGAGCAGCTCGCCAAGGCGTTCACCACCCTGTCGGAGACGTTCGCCGACACCCCCTCCAGCGTCAACGCCTCCCTGGTCGGGCTCTCCCGGCTGTCGCGCAGCGTGTCCGGACGCGATGCCGAGCTGCGCGCGCTGCTCGCCCGCGCCCGCACCGTCACCGGTGTGCTCGCCAGCCGCGACCAGGAGTTCCGCAAGCTGGTCCGCGACGGTGAGGCGCTGCTGGCCGAGGTGAAGCGACGCCGTGACGCCATCCACAAACTGCTCGTCGGCACCGACAAGCTCGCCACCGAGCTGTCCGGACTGGTCGACGACAACCGCGCCACGCTCACGCCCGCGCTGCGCAAGCTGCGCGAGGTGGTCGCCGTGCTGCAACGCAACCGCGACGACCTGGAGAAGACGATCCAGCGGATGGGCCCGTTCGTCACCACGTTCGCCAACGTGGTCGGCAACGGCCGCTGGTTCGACTCCTACGTGTCCGGGCTGCTGCAGCCGTACCAGCCCACGACGGGAGGCCGTTGA
- a CDS encoding MCE family protein, with protein sequence MSTRTTTPLLKLVLFAAVTLLLTAMLAQTLGAFPPGGVTYRARFTDVTGLLAGDDVRIAGVKVGRVRDIRVVDDTVAEVAFTVTDDVPVATSVRAKIRYRNLVGQRYVALSEGPGEGRPLRPDGLIPLAQTTPALDLTVLFNGFRPLFTALDPDDVNKLAYEIIQVLQGEGGTVGSLLRRTASLTNTLADRDAVIGRVITNLNGVLATLAERDRNLDQSISQLQQFVSGLSADRKAIGESLVSLGELTSATSALLDEARPPLAADVRALDKLAGTLERNAAVIDGTLGRLPDRYESLTRVASHGSWFNFYLCDFDGNVAVSGRAPLDLPTFSAPAARCAGGGSQ encoded by the coding sequence ATGAGCACGAGGACGACGACGCCGCTGCTGAAGCTGGTGCTCTTCGCCGCGGTGACGCTGCTGTTGACCGCGATGCTGGCGCAGACCCTCGGCGCGTTCCCGCCGGGCGGCGTCACCTACCGGGCCCGGTTCACCGACGTCACCGGCCTGCTCGCCGGTGACGACGTACGGATCGCCGGGGTGAAGGTGGGCCGGGTGCGCGACATCAGGGTGGTCGACGACACCGTCGCCGAGGTGGCGTTCACCGTCACCGACGACGTGCCGGTGGCCACCAGCGTCCGCGCCAAGATCCGTTACCGGAACCTGGTCGGCCAGCGGTACGTGGCGCTGAGCGAGGGGCCGGGGGAGGGGCGGCCGTTGCGGCCGGACGGCCTCATCCCGCTGGCGCAGACCACGCCGGCGCTGGACCTGACCGTGCTGTTCAACGGGTTCCGGCCGCTGTTCACCGCACTGGACCCGGACGACGTCAACAAGCTCGCCTACGAGATCATCCAGGTGCTGCAGGGCGAAGGTGGCACGGTCGGCAGCCTGCTGCGCCGCACCGCGTCGCTGACCAACACCCTCGCCGACCGGGACGCCGTCATCGGGCGGGTCATCACGAACCTGAACGGCGTGCTGGCCACCCTGGCCGAACGGGACCGCAACCTCGACCAGAGCATCAGCCAACTGCAACAGTTCGTCTCCGGGCTCTCCGCCGACCGCAAGGCCATCGGCGAGTCGCTGGTCAGCCTCGGTGAACTCACCAGCGCCACGTCCGCGTTGCTCGACGAGGCACGCCCACCGCTGGCCGCCGACGTCCGTGCCCTGGACAAGCTCGCCGGCACCCTCGAACGCAACGCGGCCGTCATCGACGGCACCCTCGGCCGGCTGCCCGACCGGTACGAGTCGCTGACCCGCGTCGCGTCGCACGGCTCGTGGTTCAACTTCTACCTCTGCGACTTCGACGGCAACGTGGCGGTGTCCGGCCGGGCGCCGCTCGACCTGCCCACCTTCAGCGCCCCGGCCGCCCGATGCGCCGGCGGAGGCAGCCAGTGA
- a CDS encoding MCE family protein — protein sequence MRHRLLGVVFIAVLATALTASVLQYRKAFTPVARVTVHVDRTGLQLSPGADVKVRGVVVGEVRSVGSRGAGAVVRLALDPGTTARIPADVDARLLPKTLFGERYVELVPRGGGSGAPLRDGAVITQDRSRTAVELERVLDQALPLLQAIRPDQLAATLGAIATALEGRGEQLGANIVRLEAYLRKLNPAMPEIAEDVRKLAVVLDSYDVALPDLLALLRDVTVTARTVTDQRGQLAAFLAGATDTADVTRGFLDRHGEQLITLGRVSRPVLELLAAYAPEYPCLVSGLVALQPRVEEVFAGGRMHITLEVTRDGGKYEKGRDEPVYGADDGPHCRGLPDPGRPAPQVPVDDGYDYGGDRPRTPLPVGVSAPAPGGGSVDMGRAGTVEERALVKPLVGAVTGTPPAEVPDIAVLLWGPLLRGGVVNAR from the coding sequence ATGAGACATCGACTGCTGGGCGTCGTCTTCATCGCCGTGCTGGCCACGGCGCTGACCGCCTCCGTGTTGCAGTACCGCAAGGCGTTCACCCCGGTCGCCCGGGTCACCGTGCACGTCGACCGGACCGGGTTGCAGCTCAGTCCGGGCGCCGACGTCAAGGTCCGCGGCGTCGTGGTCGGCGAGGTGCGCTCGGTCGGCAGCCGGGGCGCCGGCGCGGTCGTCCGGCTGGCCCTGGACCCCGGCACGACGGCGCGGATCCCCGCCGACGTGGACGCCCGGCTGCTGCCCAAGACGCTGTTCGGGGAGCGGTACGTGGAACTGGTGCCGCGGGGCGGCGGTAGCGGCGCGCCGCTGCGGGACGGGGCGGTCATCACCCAGGACCGCAGCCGTACGGCGGTGGAGCTGGAGCGGGTGCTCGACCAGGCGCTGCCGCTGTTGCAGGCGATCCGACCCGATCAGCTCGCCGCGACGCTGGGCGCCATCGCCACCGCGTTGGAGGGACGTGGCGAGCAGCTCGGCGCGAACATCGTGCGACTCGAGGCGTACCTGAGGAAGCTCAACCCGGCGATGCCGGAGATCGCCGAGGACGTCCGCAAGCTCGCCGTCGTGCTGGACAGCTACGACGTCGCGTTGCCCGACCTGCTCGCCCTGCTGCGGGACGTGACCGTCACCGCCCGCACGGTCACCGACCAGCGTGGACAGTTGGCGGCGTTCCTCGCCGGGGCCACCGACACCGCCGACGTCACCCGGGGGTTCCTGGACCGGCACGGCGAGCAGCTCATCACGCTGGGCCGGGTGAGCCGGCCGGTGCTGGAACTGCTGGCCGCGTACGCCCCCGAGTATCCGTGTCTGGTCAGCGGGCTGGTCGCCCTGCAACCGCGCGTCGAGGAGGTCTTCGCCGGCGGGCGGATGCACATCACCCTCGAGGTCACCCGCGACGGCGGCAAGTACGAGAAGGGACGCGACGAGCCGGTCTACGGCGCGGACGACGGCCCGCACTGCCGGGGCCTGCCCGACCCGGGCCGGCCCGCGCCGCAGGTGCCGGTCGACGACGGGTACGACTACGGCGGGGACCGTCCCCGTACCCCGTTGCCCGTCGGTGTGAGCGCGCCCGCGCCCGGTGGCGGGTCCGTCGACATGGGCCGGGCCGGCACGGTGGAGGAACGGGCCCTGGTCAAGCCCCTCGTGGGCGCTGTCACCGGCACCCCGCCGGCCGAGGTCCCGGACATCGCGGTGCTGCTGTGGGGGCCGCTGCTGCGCGGTGGGGTGGTGAACGCCCGATGA
- a CDS encoding MlaE family ABC transporter permease, with amino-acid sequence MAVLRHLDDLGGQLAFYLRAFAWTPRTVRRYKREVVRLLAEVSFGSGALAVLGGTVGVICFLTFFTGTEVGLQGYQALNQIGSSAFTGFVSAYFNTREISPLVAALALSATVGCGFTAQLGAMRISEEVDALEVMGVPSLPFLVTTRMIAGFVAVIPLYVVGLLSSYLATRTIAVHYFGQSAGTYDYYFHLFLPPGDVLWSFGKVLVFSVIVVLVHCYYGYTAKGGPAAVGVAVGRAVRLAIVAVNIVDFFLSLAIWGATTTVRIAG; translated from the coding sequence GTGGCGGTGTTGCGGCATCTCGACGACCTGGGCGGGCAGCTCGCCTTCTACCTGCGCGCGTTCGCGTGGACGCCGCGCACCGTACGCCGCTACAAGCGTGAGGTGGTGCGGCTGCTGGCCGAGGTGAGCTTCGGCTCCGGCGCGCTGGCCGTGCTCGGCGGCACCGTCGGCGTCATCTGCTTCCTCACCTTCTTCACCGGCACCGAGGTCGGGTTGCAGGGCTACCAGGCGCTCAACCAGATCGGCAGCAGCGCGTTCACCGGTTTCGTGTCGGCGTACTTCAACACCCGGGAAATCTCCCCGCTGGTGGCGGCGCTGGCGCTGTCGGCGACCGTCGGCTGCGGCTTCACCGCCCAGCTCGGCGCGATGCGGATCTCCGAGGAGGTCGACGCCCTGGAGGTGATGGGCGTGCCGTCGCTGCCGTTCCTGGTGACCACCCGCATGATCGCCGGCTTCGTCGCGGTGATCCCGCTCTACGTGGTCGGTCTGCTCTCCAGCTACCTGGCCACCCGCACCATCGCCGTCCACTACTTCGGACAGTCCGCCGGCACCTACGACTACTACTTCCACCTGTTCCTGCCGCCCGGCGACGTGCTCTGGTCCTTCGGCAAGGTGCTGGTGTTCAGCGTGATCGTGGTGCTGGTGCACTGCTACTACGGCTACACCGCCAAGGGTGGGCCGGCCGCTGTCGGCGTCGCGGTGGGCCGGGCCGTCCGGCTCGCCATCGTCGCGGTCAACATCGTCGACTTCTTCCTGTCGCTGGCCATCTGGGGCGCGACCACCACGGTCCGGATCGCGGGGTGA
- a CDS encoding MlaE family ABC transporter permease, producing MSAPVAVLRGTGEFFAFCLDTLRGLGRRPVQVREFVQQAWFISSVSILPAALVSIPFGAVIALQLGSLVRQLGAQSFTGAASVLAVVREAGPIVTALVIAGAGGSAICADLGSRKIREELDAMQVLGIDPIHRLVVPRVLASMLVAVLLNGLVSVVGVSGGYLFNVVMQGGTPGAYLASFQALGQLPDLLVGEVKALLFGAAAALVASYKGMTARGGPKGVGDAVNQSVVITFMLLFALNFLVTAVYFQVVPQKGS from the coding sequence ATGAGCGCCCCCGTCGCGGTCCTCCGCGGCACCGGCGAGTTCTTCGCGTTCTGCCTGGACACCCTGCGTGGCCTGGGCCGTCGGCCGGTGCAGGTCCGGGAGTTCGTCCAGCAGGCGTGGTTCATCAGCTCGGTGTCGATCCTGCCCGCCGCGCTCGTGTCCATCCCGTTCGGCGCGGTCATCGCGTTGCAGCTCGGCTCGCTGGTCCGCCAGCTCGGCGCGCAGTCGTTCACCGGTGCCGCCTCGGTGCTCGCGGTGGTGCGGGAGGCCGGACCGATCGTCACCGCCCTGGTCATCGCGGGCGCGGGCGGGTCGGCGATCTGCGCGGACCTCGGCTCCCGCAAGATCCGCGAGGAGCTCGACGCGATGCAGGTGCTGGGCATCGATCCGATCCACCGTCTCGTGGTGCCCCGGGTGCTCGCCTCGATGCTGGTCGCCGTCCTGCTCAACGGGCTGGTCAGCGTGGTCGGGGTGAGTGGCGGCTACCTGTTCAACGTGGTCATGCAGGGCGGCACGCCCGGTGCGTACCTGGCCAGCTTCCAGGCCCTGGGCCAGTTGCCCGACCTGCTGGTGGGGGAGGTGAAGGCGCTGCTGTTCGGGGCCGCGGCCGCGCTGGTCGCCTCGTACAAGGGGATGACCGCGCGAGGTGGCCCGAAGGGGGTCGGTGACGCGGTCAACCAGAGCGTCGTGATCACCTTCATGCTGCTGTTCGCGCTGAACTTCCTCGTCACGGCCGTGTACTTCCAGGTCGTACCGCAGAAGGGAAGCTGA
- a CDS encoding ABC transporter ATP-binding protein, with amino-acid sequence MGVEVDVRGLTKSFGGQPVWSDISLTLPAGEISVLLGPSGTGKSVFLKTLVGLLRPDSGSIVIEGKDLPRLSERALYEVRKLFGVLFQDGALFGSMNIYDNVAFPLREHTRKSESQIRDVVTEKLDMVGLVGAEKKLPGEISGGMRKRAGLARALVLDPRIVLFDEPDSGLDPVRTAYLNQLIIDLNQRTGATFLIVTHDINTARTVPDNIGLIYHGHLAMFGPREMLLSSTEPVVRQFLNAQRVGPIGMAEEKDAEELQAEADAGAQLPPLPPIPPQLPPSDGRPRAAERPPGQWCREHGVTPPPGSFVGRPDAAWSGGSGRHAEHREDAG; translated from the coding sequence ATGGGCGTCGAGGTGGACGTACGAGGGCTGACCAAGTCCTTCGGGGGTCAGCCGGTCTGGTCCGACATCAGCCTGACCCTGCCGGCCGGTGAGATCTCCGTGCTGCTGGGCCCGTCCGGCACCGGCAAGTCGGTGTTCCTCAAGACGCTCGTCGGGCTGCTGCGGCCCGACTCCGGCTCCATCGTGATCGAGGGCAAGGACCTGCCCCGGCTCTCCGAGCGCGCCCTGTACGAGGTGCGCAAGCTGTTCGGCGTGCTGTTCCAGGACGGCGCGCTGTTCGGCTCGATGAACATCTACGACAACGTGGCGTTTCCGCTGCGCGAGCACACCCGCAAGTCGGAGTCGCAGATCCGGGACGTGGTCACCGAGAAGCTCGACATGGTCGGGCTGGTCGGCGCCGAGAAGAAGCTGCCGGGGGAGATCTCGGGTGGGATGCGCAAGCGGGCGGGACTGGCCCGGGCGTTGGTGCTCGATCCCCGCATCGTGCTGTTCGACGAGCCGGACTCCGGGCTGGACCCGGTGCGCACCGCGTACCTGAACCAGCTGATCATCGACCTGAACCAGCGCACCGGCGCGACGTTCCTGATCGTCACCCACGACATCAACACCGCGCGTACGGTGCCGGACAACATCGGGCTGATCTACCACGGGCACCTGGCGATGTTCGGGCCCCGGGAGATGTTGCTGTCGAGCACCGAGCCGGTGGTGCGGCAGTTCCTCAACGCCCAGCGGGTCGGCCCGATCGGGATGGCCGAGGAGAAGGACGCCGAGGAGTTGCAGGCCGAGGCGGACGCGGGCGCGCAGTTGCCGCCGCTGCCGCCGATCCCGCCGCAGCTGCCGCCGTCGGACGGTCGACCCCGGGCGGCGGAGCGGCCACCGGGGCAGTGGTGCCGGGAGCACGGGGTGACCCCGCCGCCCGGCTCCTTCGTCGGCCGGCCCGACGCAGCCTGGTCGGGCGGGTCGGGCCGCCACGCCGAGCACCGTGAGGACGCCGGATGA
- the shbA gene encoding RNA polymerase sigma factor ShbA has product MTTAIEPELVRRAADGDRAAMAALLTDVRPRLVRYCRARLGRVGGAYTTADDVAQEVCLAVLKALPRYREQGKPFTAFVFAVAANKVADAQRAAVRDAAVDVTDTPLDRPDGAPGPEQQAVATDLARRLSALLHRLPDVQREIITLRVAVGLTAEEVGTILGMSAAAVRVAQSRALARLRTLAGSGLDEVAA; this is encoded by the coding sequence ATGACCACAGCGATCGAGCCAGAGCTCGTCCGTCGCGCCGCCGACGGCGACCGCGCGGCGATGGCTGCCCTGCTCACCGACGTACGGCCACGGTTGGTGCGCTACTGCCGGGCCCGGCTGGGTCGGGTGGGCGGCGCGTACACCACCGCCGACGACGTCGCCCAGGAGGTCTGCCTGGCGGTGCTGAAGGCGCTGCCCCGCTACCGCGAACAGGGCAAGCCGTTCACCGCGTTCGTCTTCGCCGTCGCGGCGAACAAGGTCGCCGACGCGCAGCGGGCCGCCGTACGCGACGCCGCCGTCGACGTCACCGACACCCCGCTGGACCGCCCGGACGGCGCTCCCGGACCCGAGCAGCAGGCCGTCGCGACGGACCTCGCCCGACGGCTCTCGGCGCTGCTGCACCGTCTCCCCGACGTGCAGCGGGAGATCATCACGCTGCGGGTGGCGGTCGGCCTCACCGCCGAGGAGGTGGGCACGATCCTCGGCATGTCGGCCGCGGCCGTACGGGTGGCCCAGTCCCGCGCCCTGGCCCGGCTCCGTACCCTTGCCGGCAGCGGACTGGATGAGGTGGCGGCATGA